From the Gammaproteobacteria bacterium genome, the window GCTGGATTGTGAACTGTTTCCTGTGGTTCGCGAAGGGCTTACGCCGAGTTGATTGGTTGTTTTTCAAGGCATGGACAGTGGATCTGGACAGAATCGAGAATCATCGTCCAAACCGTCCAGTCGAACCATCTCATCCGCGCTGATCTGGAAATCGAAAATATCCGCGTTTTGTACGATCCGAGCGGGATTGCTTGATTTAGGGATTACAGCCTGCCTTTTCTGCAGAGCCCACCGGATCATCACCTGCGCGGGTGACCTACCGTGTTGTTCAGCTATGTCAGTGAGAACGGTATCATCTAAACGCCGTCCTTTGGCCAGGGGGCAGTAACCGGTAAGTTGTATACCTTCCGATCGACAGAAAGAGGCGATGGATGGTTGTTGTAGGAACGGGCTGAGTTCGATCTGATTGACCACGGGTCGTGTATCTGAACGTGAAAACAGTTCCTGAAGATGTTCATGGGAAAAATTACTGACGCCGATTGAGCGGGCGCGTCCAGATCCCTTGATTTCTTCAAGGGCACGCCAGGAATCGTTGCGCAGATTTTCGACCGGCCAGTGAATGAGGTACAGGTCGACATACTCAAGTCCGAGCTGATCCACACTGCGGTCGAATGCGTCGTGCGCTGGCTGATAACCCTGGTCGGAATCCCATAATTTTGTGGTGACGAAGATGTTCGCTCTGGGTATGCTGCTTTCGCGCACAGCCTGGCCCACATCCTGCTCATTGTTGTACATCTTGGCGGTATCAATATGTCTGTAGCCAGTTTCCAGGGCGAACGCGACGGCATCTCGGGTTTCCCCACCGGGTTGTGCCGCCCACGTGCCCAGCCCCAGCAGAGGCATGCTGTTACCGTCGCCAAGCGATACTCGGCTATCGATGGCAAGTTCTTTCTCAGACATGTTTAACCGATTCTGCAGCTCATGCCACCATCGACTGGTAGTGACACCCCAGTGATGAAGCGTGCTTCATCACTGGCTAGAAACAATGCAGCATGGGCCACATCCCAGGCGTCACCCATCTTGTTGCCCAGCGGTACCCGTGTATTTCGTGCGGCCACCACTTCTTCGCGAGTCTGGCCCCACGCTTGTGCACGGTTGTCGACAGCCATGGGTGTGTCTATCAGCCCCGGGAGAATGACGTTGGCGCGAATGCCGTACTCGGCATTTTGGATCGCCAGTTGCTGCGTCAAGGCCACCAAAGCGGCTTTACTCGCCTTATAGGTGACCCAGGGGTAGTTCTCAATTGCGGCAATAGAAGAGATTGTGATGATCACGCCACTGCCTTGGGCGCGCATGACGGGCAGGGCGTGTTTGCAGGCAAGGACAACGCCGCGCAGGTTGACCGCGATGATACGGTCAAAGGCTTCGGTCGAGATCTCAGTGACCGGCGCGTCGCCGCCGGTCACGCTGATACCGACGTTGTTGTGGAGAATATCGAGTCGTCCGAGACGATCTTTACAGTGTTTGACCGCTGCTTCAAGGCTGGTTTCGTCTACAACATCGGCGACAACAGCCTCTCCCTGCCCACCTTCATGCTGTATAAGTTCTACAGTTTCCTGTGCAGACTCGATATCTCGATCTACGGCGAGTACCTGGGCCCCTTCGCGTGCGAATAGCAACGCGGTCGCCCGTCCATTGCCGATGGTCGGCCCCGGGGTCTGGCCAGCACCCACCACCATCGCAATCTTGTTTTTCAGTCGCATTGGTTTCTGGTCTCTTGATTATTTTGTAGCTAGGGTGACAGCGGGTTTTCTTCTCCATCGGGCAACGGCATATCGAACACATTCAGGGTTACTGACACCAGGCAGTAGTAACCGACAATACCAACGAGATCCACGACGCCGCGATCACCAAGCATCGTCTGCGCCCGGTCGTATGTCACCTGACTGACCGTGCGGTGGTCAAGCAGTTCACTGACGAACTCGTAGATTAGGATTTCATCCTCCCGAGAGAGTGGGGGTTTTTGCTTGAGGCGTATGGCCTCTACTGCAGTGGAGGATACACCAGCCTCCATTGCCATCGGGGCGTGTGCATACCACTCAAACTGTGCACACCAGTACCTGGCTATCACGAGAATGGCCAGTTCCGACAGACGCTTGGGCAGCGAACTCGAGAAGCGACAGAAAGCACCGAGTTTCTGGGCCGGGTCCGCAAGTCCAGGGCTGTGCAGCCAGGCATGGAATGGACCTCGAAGGCTATTTCGGGGTCCAGCCATGATGTCATCGTAGACCCCTTTCTGGATAGGGTCCATCTGTTCAGCGGACAACTCAGGAATACGGGGCATTGTGGTTCCTCTGGTTCAGGTTGTAGCGCTGAGCAGATTCGAAGCGCGACAGTTAACTATGCACAAAGCAGATGGGTGACGCAAAAGTACCCAGTATGGTGCAGACAGGTGTATCTTCGGGTCGGTTCTACATCGTCTGTTCAGGATGCCTGCGTCGTGCCGCTGGATGGCAGATTCCGATGATCAAAATCGTTTTCCAGCAAGGATTTGATCAATTGGACCTCGAATGCGTGAGCAGTCACCAGCCTGTTCCAGCGGTCGTCACTCATCCCTTCCGTTCTGAATGCAACCATCGACAGAACACAGTTCTGTGTAGATGATCCAGTTACTTCACCCGGTGTGACCCGTACAAAAATGCGTGGCTCGAGGTTCTCTGGCTTGATCCCTACGCAGTAATCGATCAGCTGATTCTGCGCATTAGGCTCAATGCGGACAAAAATGGTAGATCCGTCAAAGATGGAACGGCCATGTACAAGCCCGTCGCCATCCACGCTAACCCGCCAGGTGCCGAATGACCAAAGATCCATTTTGTTTGGATCTGACATGAACTTGAACACGGTCTCGGCGTTGCTTTCAATGGTGACAGATGCGGTATCCGTGTTCATGGGCTGTCGATCTGTTGGCTGCGTGCTACCAGTACCAGAATGCGTGCGGGGTTGTCACTGCCGCAGGCATAGGCATGCCCTTGGGCGCCGTCAAAGTAAAGACTGTCACCAGGTTTTAACTGCGTTGGCGCGTACAGTTCACTGTGAACAATCACTTCACCCTCAAGAACGTATAGAAATTCTTCACCGGGGTGAGAGGACAGACCGCCGGCCTGATCCAGTGTTCGGGCTCGTATTGTGTTGATCACCGGATGCATTTCTTTCCTGGACAGGTCAGCACACAGGACTTCAGCGTCGTAGCGGGCTAGTTCTTGATGGGTTCCGTTACCGGCCAGCGTTAGGGACCGTACACCGGGCGTCAGTGGTGCAGCGTCATCTCGAAAGAAGTCGGTGATATCAACTTTGAGGTACTGCGAAAGGATAAAGAGGTGTTGTGCGCTCACGGCAGAATGTCCATTTTCGATCCGCGACAACGTCGCCTCCGAAAGTTCGCAGACTTCTGCCAGCCTGGCCAGGGTCAGTCCCCGCAGTTTCCGTAACTCGGCTATGCGCTGACCCAGTGACCGTTGGGGAATGTCATTGCCGATTGCAGTCATCAGTCTGGTCTATACAGAAACGGTCTGGAATTTGGGATTTTGCCAGTCACCGGACTCAAGAATCTTTCGCAGCCTCGACACAGCTTCCCAGATATCTTCATAACTCAAATACAAAGGACCTAGGCCAAAACGCAGTGAGCTGGGTCGTCTGAATGATCCAACCACGCCTGCAGCCAGCAGGGCCTCAGACACTGGACCTGCACCCGGATGACTGAATCCAATGTGACCGCCACGCTGTTTGTACTCGCGGGGTGTGTTGATCGTCACGCCGAGTGAACCACATTCCTGTTCGAGCAGTTCCATGGTCAGGTCGCCCAGAGCTTTGTGTTTTGCCCAGAGCTGTTTTTCGTCCACCTCCTGCCAGATTTGGGCTGCACAAAAGAAGATTTCATTGGCAATAACCGCTGGTGTGCCGGTGGCGTGGCGGCCCGCCCCGGTTAAGGGCTCATACTCGGTCGCGAATGCAAAAACGTCTAGATGCCCCATCCAGCCACAGATCGTAGGCCATCCGTTCTCTGCATGGCGGGGGTTGATCCACAAATAGGCCGATCCACCCGGCCCTCCACTTAAGTACTTGTAGCCGCACCCAACAGCAAAGTCCGCATCATCGCGGGTCAGATCAACTGGGATTGCTCCGGTTGAGTGCGAGAGGTCCCAAACAGTCAATGCATCAACCGCATGGGCACGATGATTGATGTCCGCCATGTTCCAGCACTCACCGGAACGGTAATCCGCATGACTTAAGTAGACGATCGCGGTATCAGTGTCGATAGAATCGATCAGTTCGTCTCTTGATGTGCACACCTTGAGCCGAGGTGGGTCAGGATGATTGTGGCTAAGTCCCTGGGCCACGTACAGATCGGTCGGGAAATTGCCGTCTTCCGTCAAAATGGTGCTGCCTGATTCACGAGATTGCCAGGCATAGGTCAGAATTTTATACAGGTTCACCGTCGTGTTATCACAAATCAACACGTTGCCTTGACCGGCACCCATCAGGTGGGCGATGGCGTCGCCGATCTGGCGCGGTCTGTCCAGCCACTCGGTGTGGTTCCATCCCTGGCGGCGCAGCTCCACCCATTCGTCAGTGCAGAACGAAGCCAGCTGGTCCGGGACTGTTGCCGGCATGGCGCCCATTGAATTGGCATCCAGAAAAATGGTGTGTTTTTGGGATGCCTGAAATCTTTTCTTGAAACTCGACAGTGGGTCCTGCTTGTCCAGTTGCTGGCAGTGGGCGCGGTCAATGGCCATGGTCTAGCCGTCCAGTTGAGGGCTAATCTTGCAATTATGCAATAAAAACTGCAAAATTGTAAGTAATGTCCAGTAGGGATGGAGTCAACAGGAGACCGGCTGATGGATAAAGGGTCTTGCCGCTTGGCAGTAGACATCGGCGGCACATTTACGGACGTGGTGCTGTGGTCGGCCCAGGGCCAGACCACAGCCAAAGTATTGACCACAGTACAAGCGCCTGAACAGGGTGTGCTGACCGCGGTACACCAGGTGCTGAATGAGACCAAACGGTTGCTTTCGGACGTCAGTCTGATGATTCATGGGACCACGTTGGCCACCAATGCTTTGATTGAGCGTAAAGGCGCCATCACCGCATTTCTCACCAGCGAAGGATTTCGGGACATTCTCGAGATGGGTTATGAAAAGCGTTTTGCTCACTATGATCTGAATGCTGCTCGGGCGGCACCGCTGGTACCCCGGCCTTTACGCTATACGGTACCTGAGCGGATGACCGCAGATGGTCGTGTACACGTGCCGCTTGATCAGGGCGCGGTTCGCGAGGTAGCCAGGACACTGAAGAAAACCGGCGTGGAAGCGATCGCTGTCGGGTTTATTCATGCTTATGCGTATGCACAGCATGAGCAGATGGCAGCAGAAATACTCCAAGCAGAACTGCCCGGGGTGAACGTGTGCCTTTCCAGTGACGTATGTCCGGAGATGCGTGAATACGAACGTTTCTCTACGGTCTGTGCAAATGCCTATGTACAGCCACTGATGGCCGGTTATCTTGACCACTTGAGCAATCTTCTGATTCACCAGGGGCTGCGTTGTCCGCTTTACCTGATGATGTCGGGTGGCGGACTGACAACGCTGGATCAGGCAGTCCGCTATCCGGTGCGTCTCATTGAATCCGGGCCCGCCGGTGGGGTGCTCATGTCCGCGCGGCTTGCTTCAGCCCGAAGACTCGACAACGTAATGTCGTTCGATATGGGAGGTACCACTGCAAAGATCAGTCTGATCCAGAACGGCCAGCCAGACCGTAGTGCAACGTTTGAAGTGGCCCGTGAGTACCGCGATATGAAAGGCAGTGGATTGCCAGTCCGAATTCCCGTGATCGATATGGTCGAGGTCGGTGCCGGCGGTGGGTCCATCGCCCGAGTTGATGCGCTGGGACGCATCAGTGTGGGTCCGGACAGCGCCGGATCGAAGCCTGGACCCGTGGCTTACGGGATGGGTGGTGACGAACCCACGGTGACGGACGCAGATCTGGTCCTGGGTCGACTCGATAGCCGCCGGTTTGCAGGTGGAGGACTGCAGCTTGATGAACAGGCTGCCCGCACCGCATTAGCAGTGACTATTGGTGAACCGCTTGCTCTTGATGAGTACTGGCCGGCGGCCGGCGTGATCGAGATGGTGGAAGAAAATATGGCGAATGCGGCCCGCGTTCATGCTGTTGAGCGGGGCAAAGAATCCGGCGAGTACACGATGATTGCTTTTGGCGGTGCCGGGCCCCTCCACGCAGCTCGACTCGCTGAAAAACTGGGTATTGATCGCGTGATCATACCGTGGGGTGCCGGAGTGGGTTCGGCCATCGGTTTTTTGCAGGCGCCGGTGTCTTACCAGGTGGTTCGAAGTCTCAGAATTTTGATTGGAGCCGAAGATCTCTCACCGCTGATTGATCTGCTGGACCAGATGCTCGGGGAAGCTACGCAGGTCGTTGTTGCGAGCGGTAGTAGTGAGACTCTCAAACACAACCGACAGGTCGCCATGCGTTATCAGGGACAGGGGCACGAGCTATCTGTCGATCTCCCCGATGGTCCGGTCACTGGCCAAACGCTTGAACTTCTTCGGTTGGACTTTGAATCGCTATATCGACAGGTCTATGGTCTGACGATGCCCGATATTGCAGTCGAGTGTGTCTCCTGGTCTGTCACGGTCATGACACCTGCTGCTGCAGTGACGCCTGTGAAAGAACCTGCCCGTACGCAGTTGCTCAAACCGTGCAAAACCCGGCCAACCTACGACCCGGAAGGCGGCATGATGGCAGATGCCGCACTCTACTGGCGGGTCGAACTGAATCCAGGGGACTGGTTGGTTGGGCCCGCACTGGTTCAGGAAGATGAAACAGCCACGTTCGTACCGTCTGGATGTACATGCACCGTCGACGAAGGGCTTGCGCTTGTCGTTGATCGTGAAAACACCAATGCCCCAAGGGCAATGTCATGAACGCGGTTTTAGGGCATCAGTCTCGTCAGTCGATCGATAAACAGGTGATGTGGACCCGTCTGATCTCGGTGGTTGAGGAACAGGCACAGGCACTGCTGCGTACAGCATTCGGGTCAGTGGTGCGGGAAGCAGGTGATCTGTCTGCTGGTGTGTACGACCTCAAAGGTCAGATGCTGGCTCAGGCTGTGACGGGTACGCCTGGGCACGTGAACACGATGGCGATGGCAGTCGGCCACTTTCTCGAGCGTTTCCCAAGTGAAACAATGAAGCCGGGAGATGTTTTTGTGACCAACGACCCCTGGATGGGGACCGGACATTTGTTCGACTACGTGATGTTGACGCCAGCTTTTCGTGGCCAGGATCCAGTTGCTTTTTTTGCCTCGACCTGCCATGTCACCGATGTCGGCGGGCGCGGGTTTACGGCCGATGCCACTTCAATGTTCGAGGAAGGGGTGCTTATTCCCCATATTCGGATTCGATCAGCGGGCACATTGAATGATGACGTGCTTGGTATTATCCAGGCCAATAGTCGCAATCCAGTCGAGGTCATGGGTGATATTCGTTCGCTGTTGTCCTGCAACGATGCGGGTGTTGCGCGTTTTGCAGATATGCTTGACGAGTTTGGACTCGATTCGCTGGATGATCTATCTAGACACATCATTGAATCGTCCGCCATTGCGATGCGTCATGCGATCCGCTCTGTGCCAGATGGTATTTATGCTTCGCAGATGACAATCGACGGGTATGAAAAGCCGATCGTACTCGAGGCTCGTTTGACAGTAGATAAGGAAAGAATTTATCTAGACTACGGCGGGTCATCCTCGGCTTCACGCTTTGGTATCAATTCACCCAAGTGTTATACAGACGCTTATTCTGTGTTTGGCCTTAAGTGTGTTATTGCCCCAGATGTTCCCAACAATGCCGGTTCGTTGGGGTGCTTTGAAATAGAGGCCGAACCGGGCTCCTGTGTGGCGCCTGAGCGTCCGGCACCCGTGACGGCACGGCATGTGATCGGGCAGATGTTGCCGGACATTGTTTTTGGGTGCTTGGCACAGGCGCTGCCCGATCGTGTACCGGCCGAGAGTGCGGGTTCGATCTGGGTGCTGGCGATGACCAGCATGGAAGATGCCACCGGCGACGCGCGCTTCAACGTGATGAACGTGGGACTGGGTGGCATTGGCGCAGGGCCCGAGTACGATGGTATGAGCACAACAGCTTTTCCGTCAGGTGTAGGTACGATCCCGATCGAAGTGACTGAAACAGAGGCTCCGTTGATCTTCCACCGTAAGGAGCTGTTACCGGATTCAGGCGGTGCTGGTGCGACGCGTGGTGGTCTGGCGCAGATCATTGAAGTCGGCCACGCCAATTCTGAGCCTTTTCTGGTGTCGGCGGCGACGTGGGATCGACTGAACTACCCGGCCCGGGGACGGCATGGCGGGTGTGATGGCGGATCTGGCGCTGCATATCTGGGTTCAGGTAAGCAACTGATCGGGAAAAAAACTCACCGCATCCCCGCCGATGAAACGTTAGTCATCGAAACGCCCGGGGGCGGCGGTTTTGGTGATCCCGAAAGGCGCTCTGATGCGCAGATCGAAGCGGATACCGAAGCCGGTTACGTGAGTAAGACCAGAGCGATTGTCGATTACCGCAAAAACTAGAGTATGCTGCCTCGATCACCTGAATCTACTTTTTTAAAGTAGCTGAACCGGCTGTTCAAGAGTGATGTCGATGACATCTTCACAAGCCTCTAATCGTACGAACACTGTCAGCCAGCTGATTGACGCACGCGCTGACGCAGTGCCGAAGAGCACTGCCCTTATCGATAGAGGTAGGATCTGGACTTACGCCGAACTTGCCGCAGAATCGCGGCGTCTTGCAGGTGGCTTACTCAAGCTAGGTATCGGATCGGGTGATCGAGTCGGTTTCTGGCTACCGAATATTGCCCAGTACCTTACGCTTCATATCGCCTGCGCCCGGATCGGGGCGATCACGATATCAATCAATACCCGTTTTCGCTCGAGTGAGGTGGGTGACATCGTGGGGCGATCCGGTTGCCGGGCGCTCGTGCTGTGGCCCTCATTCAAGGACATTGCATTCCTCGATATCTTGGCAGAGGTCGATAGTGCACAGCTGGAACAGCTTGAAATTCTTATCACTTACAGCGAAGACGACCAGGTAACTCAGTTACCGGGGCGACAATTAAGCCGGCGTACCGTGTCCTATACCGACCTTGCACGGTCGAAGATGTTTGCCGGCGACGCTGCCAATGCGCAAAGTGGTGTGGTCGTATTTACCACCTCAGGAACCACGGCTGCGCCTAAGTTGGTTCTGCACAGTCAGGCCAGTATCAGCCACCACGCGCACGATGTGGCTTCGTTTTTCGATTGGAACGACCCGGACGCTGTGCTGCTTCAAGTATTGCCGCTGTGTGGTACGTTCGGACATGCCGGTGCGATGGCTGCTTTATCAGCTGGCTGCCCGATGGTGTTGATGCCTGTTTTTTCTGACCATGAGGCTGTTCAGCTTATGCAGTCACATCGGATCACGCACTGTAACGGCTCGGATGAAATGTTCGCGAGAATGCTGACAGTTGTAGACGATCCCCATCCCTTTCCACTGTTCCGGTCCGGCGGTTATGCTGCTTTTAATCCTTTGTATCAGGATATTGTTGCCAAGGCTCATGATCGTGGAATGAACCTGGTTGGTCTCTATGGCATGAGTGAGATACAGGCACTTTATGCCCGTCAGGACCCTTTAGCAGCTGTCGACCAGCGTGAGCGATGCGGCGGTTATCCTGCGTCGACAGATTCCCACGTACGGGTACGGGATCCTGAGAGCAAAGAGATACTGCCGCACGGGCGTGTGGGTGAACTCGAGGCGAGGGGTCCCAGTCGTATGATCGGTTATTTGGGGGACGCGACCGCCACTGAATCAGTCTTCACCAGCGATGGATTTGTACGTAGCGGGGACCTGGGCTATACGGAAAGCGATGGTGGTTTTGTGTTTCTGGGCCGGATCGGTGATGCCATCCGCCTGGGCGGGTTTCTGGTCAATCCGGCTGAGATCGAGCAGCATATTGAACAGCATCCCGCGGTTGAAAGAGTGCAGGTGGTGGCGGTGGATACCCAGGCTGGTACCAGAGCTTACGCATTCGTGATCCCTGCGGAAAATGCCCGCCTACATAAAGATGCACTGCTTGCTCACTGTGCCGGCGGTATGGCGAGCTTTAAGGTCCCCATCGGTGTCCAGTTACTGAATCAATTTCCAGTGACCGACAGTGCCAACGGCATCAAGATTCAGAAAAGCCGTCTGCGTGAAATGGCATCCGCTCAGCTGAGTCAGGATAAACAGTCCCCCGACACCGATTCAATGGACCCTTGATCGAAAACCGACTCGCTGGCAAAGTTTCCCGAACGGGCTTACCTGATTTGTTAAAGTACAGCTGAGGCGATTTAAATTCACCGTATCTTGGTGTCGAGAGGTTGGCTATGACGATAGAACTGCGGCCATTGCACGGCGATTTTGGGGTCGAGATTCTGAACGTTGATATCAGTGCCGGTCTGGATGATGCGGAATTCGCGGAAATC encodes:
- a CDS encoding aldo/keto reductase; this encodes MSEKELAIDSRVSLGDGNSMPLLGLGTWAAQPGGETRDAVAFALETGYRHIDTAKMYNNEQDVGQAVRESSIPRANIFVTTKLWDSDQGYQPAHDAFDRSVDQLGLEYVDLYLIHWPVENLRNDSWRALEEIKGSGRARSIGVSNFSHEHLQELFSRSDTRPVVNQIELSPFLQQPSIASFCRSEGIQLTGYCPLAKGRRLDDTVLTDIAEQHGRSPAQVMIRWALQKRQAVIPKSSNPARIVQNADIFDFQISADEMVRLDGLDDDSRFCPDPLSMP
- a CDS encoding SDR family oxidoreductase, yielding MRLKNKIAMVVGAGQTPGPTIGNGRATALLFAREGAQVLAVDRDIESAQETVELIQHEGGQGEAVVADVVDETSLEAAVKHCKDRLGRLDILHNNVGISVTGGDAPVTEISTEAFDRIIAVNLRGVVLACKHALPVMRAQGSGVIITISSIAAIENYPWVTYKASKAALVALTQQLAIQNAEYGIRANVILPGLIDTPMAVDNRAQAWGQTREEVVAARNTRVPLGNKMGDAWDVAHAALFLASDEARFITGVSLPVDGGMSCRIG
- a CDS encoding carboxymuconolactone decarboxylase family protein; amino-acid sequence: MPRIPELSAEQMDPIQKGVYDDIMAGPRNSLRGPFHAWLHSPGLADPAQKLGAFCRFSSSLPKRLSELAILVIARYWCAQFEWYAHAPMAMEAGVSSTAVEAIRLKQKPPLSREDEILIYEFVSELLDHRTVSQVTYDRAQTMLGDRGVVDLVGIVGYYCLVSVTLNVFDMPLPDGEENPLSP
- a CDS encoding SRPBCC family protein — protein: MNTDTASVTIESNAETVFKFMSDPNKMDLWSFGTWRVSVDGDGLVHGRSIFDGSTIFVRIEPNAQNQLIDYCVGIKPENLEPRIFVRVTPGEVTGSSTQNCVLSMVAFRTEGMSDDRWNRLVTAHAFEVQLIKSLLENDFDHRNLPSSGTTQAS
- a CDS encoding XRE family transcriptional regulator; this translates as MTAIGNDIPQRSLGQRIAELRKLRGLTLARLAEVCELSEATLSRIENGHSAVSAQHLFILSQYLKVDITDFFRDDAAPLTPGVRSLTLAGNGTHQELARYDAEVLCADLSRKEMHPVINTIRARTLDQAGGLSSHPGEEFLYVLEGEVIVHSELYAPTQLKPGDSLYFDGAQGHAYACGSDNPARILVLVARSQQIDSP
- a CDS encoding aminotransferase class V-fold PLP-dependent enzyme; amino-acid sequence: MAIDRAHCQQLDKQDPLSSFKKRFQASQKHTIFLDANSMGAMPATVPDQLASFCTDEWVELRRQGWNHTEWLDRPRQIGDAIAHLMGAGQGNVLICDNTTVNLYKILTYAWQSRESGSTILTEDGNFPTDLYVAQGLSHNHPDPPRLKVCTSRDELIDSIDTDTAIVYLSHADYRSGECWNMADINHRAHAVDALTVWDLSHSTGAIPVDLTRDDADFAVGCGYKYLSGGPGGSAYLWINPRHAENGWPTICGWMGHLDVFAFATEYEPLTGAGRHATGTPAVIANEIFFCAAQIWQEVDEKQLWAKHKALGDLTMELLEQECGSLGVTINTPREYKQRGGHIGFSHPGAGPVSEALLAAGVVGSFRRPSSLRFGLGPLYLSYEDIWEAVSRLRKILESGDWQNPKFQTVSV
- a CDS encoding hydantoinase/oxoprolinase family protein, with the translated sequence MDKGSCRLAVDIGGTFTDVVLWSAQGQTTAKVLTTVQAPEQGVLTAVHQVLNETKRLLSDVSLMIHGTTLATNALIERKGAITAFLTSEGFRDILEMGYEKRFAHYDLNAARAAPLVPRPLRYTVPERMTADGRVHVPLDQGAVREVARTLKKTGVEAIAVGFIHAYAYAQHEQMAAEILQAELPGVNVCLSSDVCPEMREYERFSTVCANAYVQPLMAGYLDHLSNLLIHQGLRCPLYLMMSGGGLTTLDQAVRYPVRLIESGPAGGVLMSARLASARRLDNVMSFDMGGTTAKISLIQNGQPDRSATFEVAREYRDMKGSGLPVRIPVIDMVEVGAGGGSIARVDALGRISVGPDSAGSKPGPVAYGMGGDEPTVTDADLVLGRLDSRRFAGGGLQLDEQAARTALAVTIGEPLALDEYWPAAGVIEMVEENMANAARVHAVERGKESGEYTMIAFGGAGPLHAARLAEKLGIDRVIIPWGAGVGSAIGFLQAPVSYQVVRSLRILIGAEDLSPLIDLLDQMLGEATQVVVASGSSETLKHNRQVAMRYQGQGHELSVDLPDGPVTGQTLELLRLDFESLYRQVYGLTMPDIAVECVSWSVTVMTPAAAVTPVKEPARTQLLKPCKTRPTYDPEGGMMADAALYWRVELNPGDWLVGPALVQEDETATFVPSGCTCTVDEGLALVVDRENTNAPRAMS
- a CDS encoding hydantoinase B/oxoprolinase family protein, translating into MNAVLGHQSRQSIDKQVMWTRLISVVEEQAQALLRTAFGSVVREAGDLSAGVYDLKGQMLAQAVTGTPGHVNTMAMAVGHFLERFPSETMKPGDVFVTNDPWMGTGHLFDYVMLTPAFRGQDPVAFFASTCHVTDVGGRGFTADATSMFEEGVLIPHIRIRSAGTLNDDVLGIIQANSRNPVEVMGDIRSLLSCNDAGVARFADMLDEFGLDSLDDLSRHIIESSAIAMRHAIRSVPDGIYASQMTIDGYEKPIVLEARLTVDKERIYLDYGGSSSASRFGINSPKCYTDAYSVFGLKCVIAPDVPNNAGSLGCFEIEAEPGSCVAPERPAPVTARHVIGQMLPDIVFGCLAQALPDRVPAESAGSIWVLAMTSMEDATGDARFNVMNVGLGGIGAGPEYDGMSTTAFPSGVGTIPIEVTETEAPLIFHRKELLPDSGGAGATRGGLAQIIEVGHANSEPFLVSAATWDRLNYPARGRHGGCDGGSGAAYLGSGKQLIGKKTHRIPADETLVIETPGGGGFGDPERRSDAQIEADTEAGYVSKTRAIVDYRKN
- a CDS encoding AMP-binding protein codes for the protein MTSSQASNRTNTVSQLIDARADAVPKSTALIDRGRIWTYAELAAESRRLAGGLLKLGIGSGDRVGFWLPNIAQYLTLHIACARIGAITISINTRFRSSEVGDIVGRSGCRALVLWPSFKDIAFLDILAEVDSAQLEQLEILITYSEDDQVTQLPGRQLSRRTVSYTDLARSKMFAGDAANAQSGVVVFTTSGTTAAPKLVLHSQASISHHAHDVASFFDWNDPDAVLLQVLPLCGTFGHAGAMAALSAGCPMVLMPVFSDHEAVQLMQSHRITHCNGSDEMFARMLTVVDDPHPFPLFRSGGYAAFNPLYQDIVAKAHDRGMNLVGLYGMSEIQALYARQDPLAAVDQRERCGGYPASTDSHVRVRDPESKEILPHGRVGELEARGPSRMIGYLGDATATESVFTSDGFVRSGDLGYTESDGGFVFLGRIGDAIRLGGFLVNPAEIEQHIEQHPAVERVQVVAVDTQAGTRAYAFVIPAENARLHKDALLAHCAGGMASFKVPIGVQLLNQFPVTDSANGIKIQKSRLREMASAQLSQDKQSPDTDSMDP